In Carya illinoinensis cultivar Pawnee chromosome 7, C.illinoinensisPawnee_v1, whole genome shotgun sequence, the following are encoded in one genomic region:
- the LOC122315247 gene encoding CRIB domain-containing protein RIC4, which yields MKDRMERFVVLPFSVGCISEASVAVSVQQRPRRSKPVTNPSAIRSKEEDDLESLSGESNSVGFLVNQKPNITTGFNKLFKGFKNFSQLFVYKEDLEELEMEMEIGCPTDVKHVTHIGWDGSDSAANPMMGWENLIPPEFLSLSSANSFKQFEFSGGAQTDASALVNGSSS from the exons ATGAAAGATAGAATGGAAAGGTTTGTTGTTCTTCCTTTCTCTGTTGGCTGTATCTCCGAAGCCAGTGTTGCAGTATCTGTTCAACAGCGACCTAGACGATCGAAACCAGTCACAAACCCATCCGCaataa GAAGTAAAGAAGAAGATGACTTGGAAAGCTTGTCAGGTGAAAGCAACTCAGTCGGGTTCCTGGTTAATCAAAAGCCGAATATAACGACTGGTTTTAATAAATTGTTCAAGGGCTTCAAGAACTTCTCTCAATTGTTTG TGTACAAGGAAGACTTGGAAGAACtggagatggagatggaaaTAGGGTGTCCAACAGATGTAAAGCACGTTACACACATAGGATGGGATGGTTCTGATAGTGCTGCAAACCCCATGATGGGCTGGGAGAATCTCATTCCTCCTGAGTTTCTGTCTCTCTCTTCTGCTAATTCTTTCAAGCAGTTCGAGTTTTCCGGGGGGGCGCAAACTGATGCAAGTGCTCTTGTTAATGGTTCCAGTTCTTGA